In Helianthus annuus cultivar XRQ/B chromosome 8, HanXRQr2.0-SUNRISE, whole genome shotgun sequence, a single genomic region encodes these proteins:
- the LOC110869669 gene encoding F-box protein CPR1, translating to MDKLPKQPTTMEKLPEELLSDILIRLPAKQLAQFRCVSKPMNTLLSQPSFIKSHLHRSIHNNDEMFMVFYSELCLDGEIPIIAHPSHSPDIENPNFINLPASLTIPPGYTHSSILGSLNGLICFGLWPTYTVFVRDPIICIWNPSLNALRILPPYTIPASLGFEGIDLHIRFGYDPETDDYKVVKFSRLFQRPATAFGSYFKEWLEVEVYSMRKGSWKLINDRFPSHVGWISEFAGLSIIGSDGHDGHIHWLCELNGKITKHAIVAFDLATETFGEIPLPDSIQQYKKDRTKLLGHLSGNLCVMSYMEDGDIEVWVMNEYGVAESWVKHHVFSQFSGNIVPLGFILNKDFLLQGDKNRLALYDQIAAKANSLEVIATSRFGFDRVKIISYVDSLVWIAPAS from the coding sequence ATGGACAAACTCCCAAAACAGCCGACAACCATGGAAAAACTCCCGGAGGAACTTTTATCCGACATTCTGATCCGATTACCAGCCAAACAACTTGCTCAATTTAGGTGCGTCTCTAAGCCCATGAATACACTTTTATCTCAACCATCTTTCATAAAATCACACCTCCATCGTTCCATCCACAACAACGATGAAATGTTCATGGTCTTCTACAGTGAGCTCTGTCTTGACGGTGAGATACCAATCATTGCACACCCCTCTCACTCTCCTGATAtcgaaaaccctaatttcattaaCTTACCAGCAAGTTTAACTATCCCACCTGGATATACCCACAGTAGTATTCTTGGTTCTCTTAATGGCTTGATATGTTTTGGTCTATGGCCTACTTATACTGTATTCGTTCGTGATCCTATCATTTGCATTTGGAACCCTTCTCTAAATGCCTTAAGGATTCTTCCTCCATATACCATCCCAGCCTCCCTTGGTTTTGAGGGCATCGATCTTCACATTCGGTTTGGGTACGATCCTGAAACTGATGATTACAAGGTTGTTAAGTTTTCTCGCTTATTTCAACGGCCAGCTACTGCGTTTGGAAGCTACTTTAAAGAGTGGTTAGAAGTGGAAGTGTATAGCATGAGAAAAGGCTCCTGGAAGTTGATCAATGACAGGTTTCCTTCTCATGTGGGTTGGATTTCTGAGTTTGCCGGTCTTTCTATTATTGGGAGTGATGGGCATGATGGCCATATTCATTGGCTTTGTGAACTTAATGGCAAAATAACTAAGCACGCGATAGTAGCATTTGATTTGGCTACTGAGACTTTCGGTGAGATACCTCTTCCTGATTCTATACAACAGTATAAGAAGGACAGGACGAAGCTTTTGGGACATTTGTCTGGAAATCTTTGTGTGATGTCATACATGGAAGATGGCGACATCGAGGTGTGGGTGATGAATGAATACGGGGTGGCTGAATCATGGGTGAAACACCATGTATTTTCCCAGTTTAGTGGTAATATAGTTCCCCTTGGATTCATATTAAATAAGGATTTCCTTCTGCAAGGTGATAAGAACCGTCTAGCTTTGTATGATCAAATTGCTGCCAAGGCTAATTCCTTGGAGGTAATTGCTACTTCAAGATTTGGTTTTGACAGGGTCAAAATCATTTCTTATGTTGACAGTCTTGTTTGGATAGCACCTGCTAGTTAG